The genomic interval tgagtaaaaaaataaatgagtgagtaataaaaagaagaaaaagaagaaggaaaagaaaagagaaaagagagagaaagggaaataGAGGAGAAAATCAGGGAAGgatgaaaaggaccacaaccatatggtcgaaacgtcatgtgaataaattgaataattttggctagtcaggtcgttttaattaacccgttgtttatatctttattatagtgttgtACTATGAAAAATAAGCGACTCTTATAGAGCCAATATATTGGCTTCCCGTCCGGTACggtaacaaaaatagaaaaattccacagaactattataaaattataattatcaaagagtTCATCTTTTATCTTAGTttcgaatgaaaaaaatagccaaaaaatatatattcactaaaatatatatgagtatATCATCAACAGATGTAACCTGCAAAAacttaagtttttaaataaaatttgaatttgaattaCTAAAAAGActcttatgtaaaatatttaaagtgaaAATAGTTCAAAGTCAAAATATTGGTTTCCCGTCCTCTAAAGGTTAAAGATACTCtagacaatataataaattgaataataaacccttatatatatatatatgaaagtgAGATTATAAATCTGTATTATTATGCCTAACTTTGTCACCAAAATAAGCAAATAATGTCATTAcctgatataaaatattcacataactTTAGACTTAGTCACTCCACTTGTGTGAAAATGGAAAGCAAATattgctttctttttctaattttggTCCGCgaacataaatatacacagTCTATATTTTCTACGTCTatggtttataaaatattgattatataccAGGTAAATCCTGTTTGTTGGCAAGAATTAAAATCGGCACACTCGCATTATCCGGACTCCTCGCTGTTCTAGTAAGTTCCATTTTTGCCTCTTCGAGCCTTTCGGTGTCGCAGGAGTCAACAACGAAAATGATACCATCTGTGCATCTCGTATATGACTTCCATAACGGTCGTAACTTTTCCTGTCCACCGACGTCCCATACAAGGAAATTAACACCTACATTCAAAAACATTAAATGATTTTCAGCATGCAAAAAATCGCATTCTATCTTAACGAGAGATTTCAAAGTAaggagattaaattttttaaatggaaaccCCTGACAAAGGTGACATCACTTGATTATAACTCTCGAAAAGAGAAATTCATCgatgaaacagaaaaagaaaacatcttATGACGTTAAAGGTCTATCTATGatctatgtatattatacgaccataaatgtttaaaatttgacTTCTCCCTCCCTTCTCGAAATCTCATTGAGATTTTCTCACGTTGAAAATCGTCTCAAAGCAACACCAGTGAAATaggtttctttattttttgtctgAGTCCAATTTCGCAGTATCAGTGTGACTTGATCAAACTGAAATCGATATCTTTCAGAGGCGACTTTCAAAATTTGTTGCAGTCGTAATGTTGAAAATAGatccttaaaaattataatgacatataatttatgtagagcaaaaaataagtatataagtaCTTAATCAGACgcaatcaatttaaaatgaagAAGCAAATGTAAGAAGAAGAaatgtacttatatataatttcagttgttatatttattttaattgcatatgtgatgcaaatgataaaattgaaattgtacataacgagaaaataatgcaaaaaaaaggaaatttaatttaattcaagtaataaaaaatgcgagaaaaagagtaaaaatatacttaaggAAATACCGAAGTATCGATCGAATTCTAacttaacaaaacaatatatttatttaatataaaagttgcaatttatatatataatatctatgataaatatatacataaaataaaataggttctcccctctcagaattgcatgaaagaatatttgtgaacttttagaaatgagcttagaagcctagaaaaaaagtatttctttGAAAACAAATGTTGTGCAGCACAACATTTGTTTTCaaagaaatactttttttctaggcttctaagctcatttctaaaagttcacaaatattctttcatgcaattctgagaggggagaacctattttattttatgtatatatttatcatagatattatatatataaattgcaacttttatattaaataaatatattgttttgttaagtTAGAATTCGATCGGTACTTCGGTATCCCCTTAAgactactttaatttattaaattttgtaaataaataattaacccTTGTAGGTCACACTTTTTTTATCCTGTTCCTAATTACATATGAATCAGAATGTCTTGTTGCACTTTTAGCTATCTCAGAGTGCCTgaaaaaatctacaaaaatttatatatattcatcgaCATATGTAGAAAATGATCATGTATAAcacaagttaaaaaataaatttgaaacatttttttattgattaaggctcttagaatattttgttaaaatatagatagGTCAAAATGACTCATATGTGAccattaaggaaaaaaaagagacacaaTTAAGGTAAACGTACCTTTAGCTTTTCCGATGCCGCCGCGAATTCTCTCGCAGTTAAAACCGATGGTCGGCACAGTATTAAGATACTGATCAAATTTAAGTCTGTACAGGGCGGTTGTTTTTCCGGCACTGTCGAGACCAAGCATGGCCACGTGGAACGGAGTTCCTGTGGGAAGTGCCTCGAGAAGACCGCCACTCGTGCCACTCCTACCCATGCCAGCGCCCATCCCTCTTTCTTCCCTTATCTTGTTCTCAGTTTTTCTCGCAAATTTTCTGTCAGAACTCTCTATTTCTTACTGTCgctcttttcctttcttctaCTTCCTCCTCGTATTGATCCTATCTAGCATCTAGATCTCGCTCCGCGAGCGAAATCTCTTTCTTCTCCAAACTCAACCTTTGATGCCTGTAAAAGGATTCGCCGAAGTTGCGAAGTTGTCCACTACCGCGTTGTCTGAAAAGTAAGCGCATCCCATCGTTAACGTTCCTGAACCGGTTTCGTGCGAGATACACAGGTGCGACCTAAAGTATCTTTTCTAATAAGTAGGACCCGAGATTTGGATCGGGGTCAATGTTACTTTCGATATTGAACGAATCATGTTAAATTTCGTTTCATTCGCATTTCTCGTGATCGCTTATCCCTCTGCCGAACGGACACGCCGAGTCACTCATGACCAtcttaagaaattttacaaaaaacgtgccgtaatataaatataaatatatatgcatatatagatttatgtaTGCATtcatgtacaaaaatatatcaataagttttatttttaacatatgttatatgatttaattgatacgtacaaataatattttgagaaaatacTTAAGAAcactatgtataatatataaaaattaattaaaatttattataaaattttaatctgagATGTGCATACATTTTGTTAAGTGTCAAAATTGACATAGCTTCTGCCGTTCACTGTttgaaagttaatttaaaagcaacgtatataacaattttaatagcaaactagattaatagaatttatacaaattatttataatatatttgtaattcaatatttagtGATTTCGAAAACATCCGAAACTAATCTCATTACAATTCTTTAGTTTAAGACTTCTGGTTATGACTTCAAAAgcaagaaataatttcttgcgaaatatatcacacaaaataaataagttttttcaaACGTTACCACTCATAGATTacatagattaataaaatacgtcaaaattgtaaaataaaatgtattttgcaagaaaaaaaatttatgtgatTTCTCGCTTCCGTCATAATTCAATATGGCTTCATTGAAGATAtagtagataaaaaaagaaagataataatcgagagctgaaaatatttctctttctattcgcGTTTGTGTAATGACATTATAACAGAattgaaatttgatatattcaaataatcaaACATTCAAATGTTCTAGCTATTTccattttctttcattaaagAAAGCTGAAGCTTCCAGTTATGTCTTCGCTCTCTTCCTATTTTCTTAAGCTACGTCATCAACGTTCAGTTTGTAGTACATAGAGTGTCTCGTTTTAATCTATCACCCCTTTTATCTTCATAGGAGACGGTTGAAATGACATAAGAAATATGTTCAAATCAAAGTTGTTTGGTTCGAAAGAGGGAAAAAGATGGGATATTAATTTGACTGTGGGTGTTAAGATCATATGAAGATCAATCtagtttttttaatggaatttaattcacctcaatttttttatatcaatcaatTCTTTGCGTAAATGTTCggcgtaaaaaattataaaagtaagatggttaaaaattgaatatttatgagatatattttatactttaatttgatataataatatcttgtaaaatatttttcaattatcttacctcaatacttttatgcataaaataatgagaGGAATTAATTAGTGTACAAAgttgtttttaagaaaaaaaaataaacttacaaCAAGCACACTACTTATTTTTTTGACGAATCTGCCTTACAAAtcaaacttattatatatttacatcgcTTAAATCGAATCAAAAACctgaacaatattatatcattgttTCACAGAAAGTGGACTGCgcaataaaagaaatcaagTCGGTTCTTTTCGAAATAAGGTTCAACGAACGGGAATAATTGGGAAAAGCTCCATTTGCCTACAATTTCAATTACCTACAGTTTCGTTGACCTACATCGTTTTGTCAATAACTTCGACGATAATCCAGATTGTCTGTCAGCATTATCGCACacgtatgtaataatttaatatacaaatgtacatttgcgtatatacattaaacatatgaacacaaaattaaatattgtacacATAACATTATTCCGCACATATGATTTTATTGCATACATGTATcttatatacgtaataaaagTTAGATTTAAACAttccttaataaataaaaaaataagaatcgaTAGAggtttataattacataatacaattttatatataaattacaatattatattcatgaaaaataaaattcatctcACATCGCTTTTTGTTTAgtgtaaaaaatctataattatttactatgtgtatatatatatatgatatatgtgaTAATCAAAACTATCACCAAATGTAGACAGACGATGCTGTTAACAATAGGGATTGTAGGCAAACAAAGCTTTCTCGAATAAGTCTTTTTGCTTGCTCTGTGAATTAGTTTTTGACtatcattttctttatttggaTTATTAAGAAAACATTCTCTAATTTCTGCtccctttttcttctctttcgcaCATACGCACATCCTCATAGTAATAGCAATagcaacaacaatatatacgCACCTTGCATTGCTATAGTTGTTCTCCCTTCTGttttctttgtatataatCTCGTCccaaaaaatgtaattcaaGAAACTTCTATTATCAATCCTAAACAGAatacagaatatttataaaatttacaatattatataaggtatttaaaaaataagtacgtttacaattgtataatataaagatatatgtatatttgaatagTTGCGTGCAATATTGATAATGCATGTGCCCAAAATATTTGAGCTACGTAActaaaatttctacatttttaagcaaaaaagacattaatctaacaaaaatataaaatataaaattagacaaaaaataaaattaaaaaatataacattttaatatgttggtaaatacaaatatgtatacatcgGTATaagatgtattttatacatatattcttatctttgatatatcattattaatctatattaGAAAACTACAAATCGCATTCTTTATTTCCTTTCATTgtgtaataagtaaataaattaaaataaaaaaaaaataatcaaaaataaaatgaagtaaataaactattactactattactattattatcatatttgaaGTTATTCTTTCACGTAAGTAAATttcagaaaacaaaaaaatcacatattGGATACATATATGCAGGATGTGCTATTTTAAATGCCTCAagcaaatatctcgaaaaatatagaagatatgGAACAACGTTTcggacaaaagttgtttggctcaaagaggaaaaaagataGAGCTATTAGTTTGACTTCGAATGTACATGCCAAGGTcattaaatttgtttgttaaatgGAACTATCTTTTTTCCttcaaacaacttttatttgaaatttttttccgtatctttcatatttttcgagatatttgccTGGGGTCTTTGACTATACTATATAACCATATATGGATTGCTAACGCAAACTTCAGGTCTGTTATCAACATTAAGCGCTTGCAGCGTTATAAAATACCAACGAGAAAACGGCGAACTAAAATAAGTATGtagaaatgttataaaatgtgaaaaataaaagataaaaaatataataaatatcatacatatctaataaatttttcaaaatttaaattatcattactaTTTCTACAATTAATATGACATCATGATTTGAATCTCTTAAGCTTTTAGTATTTGATAGTGGCGCTGAAAATCAATCAATGTTGAATACAAAACCTCTCGCTCTAATGGGAAAAGTGGGAGTACTAGCAGTCCATATTTGTATAATCAAAGCCtgggaaatttaaaataggacatcctgcatatatatatatatatatatatatatatatatatataaaatgtacctaatatgtaatatttttgttctgaAATTTATTGAAGACTAACTTCAAATTAGGCTCTCTGTAGAcatcacatatacatatgaacaCATAAACACATGCAcacttgttatataaatttgctaagaaaataatagtagtacaaaatatattattttcaaacttgctttttcaatataatttacttttaaatattaatataattttgtgtactTATTTGAAAATCgcgcttttataatatagctAAAAATACCGGGCAGCCAACTCTAATGATCTTGactttgacatatgttgtcaaagtCATCACCTGAGTAACGTTCGAAAGCTTTTAACTGTCGCTcgttgttaatttattaataaaagaatttccaagaattatgtatataatttcagacactatgtacattttataaaatgtattcttagCAAAGTTACTTATGTATAGTAAATCAAACGCGTAAACTGGGTAGAACCCCTCCCCTGCACCTTCTTGAAAAAACTAACCTAATCTAACCCAACCTTTTTCTGAGAAGTAAAGCAAAAGTATTCCTCACCCGCTTCTATGTAAGCTTATGTGGAATTATACtcatcgattttattattatacgtggTCCACATGTGTTTTCAACtttaatcaaaaaatcaaacaaaaaCTTATATGAAATCATACAATAAACGTCGTTTCGCATTAAAAGcatgaaaatgtataaagtaCTCGAAAATTACTGTATAATTTGTGAAACTTTTCttgtttatatctttttaataaaccatgACCAACGGCTAAAATTGTTGAGTGGTTACTCAAGAAGGAGATCTTGACAATATATGTTAACGTCAAAGTAAGGCTAAGTAGGGCTAAGTCCCCTTTTCGGtagagttttattattattaataagaatttcttaaataataatttttcttctgtttTACGATAACGTTAGTGTTTTTCAAATAATCGACAATCATAATGCATAATTTAGAGACAAGCACGCAAATATTTAGAGACAAGCACGAGCGCcgaacatattttaatacacgTGAAAATTCATAGGCAATTCTCAAGGCAATTTCTGTGCCTGTGTACGTGatgtaaaaagataagaaaacaGCATAATGAAAGAATTATCTTCCAACAatgttttcaatataattccCTCGCTTTATAATGACGAAATGTGATGTTTCTCTAACAATATAAGATATTCTCAC from Anoplolepis gracilipes unplaced genomic scaffold, ASM4749672v1 Contig20, whole genome shotgun sequence carries:
- the LOC140675645 gene encoding ADP-ribosylation factor-like protein 4C, which produces MGAGMGRSGTSGGLLEALPTGTPFHVAMLGLDSAGKTTALYRLKFDQYLNTVPTIGFNCERIRGGIGKAKGVNFLVWDVGGQEKLRPLWKSYTRCTDGIIFVVDSCDTERLEEAKMELTRTARSPDNASVPILILANKQDLPGAKEVGELEKHLGVLELTGMPGSSCIRVQPACAITGEGLHEGLDTLYQLIIKRRKLAKLNRKRAR